The Triticum aestivum cultivar Chinese Spring chromosome 6D, IWGSC CS RefSeq v2.1, whole genome shotgun sequence genomic sequence ggagtaacaatggagcttttgggggaagaggtaggtcaactttggggaagaagacctccttatatagtggggggaacaatccaacagttaccccccaaaacagccccgcagagggcggaaCTACCGCAGGAGGCAACGACACTACCGCTgtgcacagcggtactaccgctcccacagacGATACTGCCGTGCAGTTTGGAGGGCAGGAGAGAGAGGgacccgagcggtactgccgcggtggtagggcggtactaccgctcatgaacggcactgccgctctactgccgctgcatagtaccgcacaatccgacacgagaatcgaccccctcgaatcgacgcggtaggggcctggtaccgcagcggtactacggctgaggacccaccggcggtactaccgctgcggagcggtactgccgcctgtgacccctaagcggtactaccgctgggaccagacaaaGCCCAAAGAAGGGGGGAAGAGctctccattgaagcggaaaggctcagagggtgtgaaaaggatgtgtacgtgttgattccaccctagccttaccaaaacggaccccctcttgatagtacggtgactcctacggaactagtccaccaaaatagaagcgaaagagctacaccgtcttgaatgacactccgaaggGAAAGAAATCGTcacgtgccaaaggatgaatctctgaaatgctcaaagcacaccattagtccgcaaacatgttgtcatcaatcaccaaaactacatctagagatATATGCCTTAACAGGAGCCCTACCAAAAGGCACTCTTAAGAAACTAGGTGGTGCATAGCTAGTTCTCCTTTTCACCTGAAGCATCCAAGGTCCATACTAGAAATCCTTGTTCTCCCGTACCCCATCAATCCACAAACCGTGCAAAAGAACGAGATCTTTTCATATTTTACATGCATCATTTTCTCCTGCTTCTCTGCACTTCGGCGTATGTTCCAAACCCCAGGCAAACTTCAAAGTTTGGAACAACGCCGATAAGCTGAAAGGTTTACCGGTGATTACATTCTCGATTGGTAGCCATCTCGCTTCCTGCGCAAAacccttggcctcctcctcccctacgaCCACATCATCCAATTCATCGTCCTTGAGACCCAAGTGCTACATGAGATCTTCAAGGTCTCCCTCATCTATCGCACCATCCCTCGATGCAGAGTTTGCCGAACTCTGGTGGGCAGGGAATACCACTGTCCCGCTAACCATTCAACCACATGCTGGTTCACGGGGATCACCCTCTTAGGTATGTACTTGTCTAGGAAAAAAAATCCCTTCATTTTTTTTGAACACAAAAATCCCTTCATTTAGTTAGGAAAGAAGTATAGTTTTCACCCTCAAATGCATTGCAATGTCTCCATAAACCCCCAAAGTTAATTTTGGTCTAATTTAGACCCCAAAAATGTCAATACCGGTTTAATCTAGCCCTGAGTGGTTTAGTGACACATCAAGAGTGGTTTTGTATCTGGTTTTGTGATTAGGCATTATTTTTTCGCTGACTTGGATGATGATGTGGCAGCAGGTCGCTGAAATAAGTGGGCCTCTGTTCgtggaaaaaaaatcctatgcgaCCGGGTCGCACAAAGCTGATCGTGAGACCCTGCCCCGCACGTGACACCTGGCGATACGAATCGTAAAGCAGCAGTCGTCTCGTTCCCCACTCCCCGTTCCCAAATCACGATTCCTATCCACTTCAATCTCTTCACATTGCCGCCGGTGAGCTTATCCCCGCAGGCCACTGCGATGCTCCTGGGCGCCTCCACTTCCGGCACCGGCGGCGCACTATGAACGCACCCCTTGGCTGCAATCAAGCTTCTCGCCGACGGTGTGTTGCTAAGCTGGCTCTGTCTCGTGGCCTGAAGTCACTAGTTGAATCAATTAGCACTTTCCCTGTATATTGTTGATGCCTGACTTTCTTGGCACCTCGTTTTCTTGTGAATTTGTTCTCATACAAGATGTGGCCTAAAGCAATTTGATGTGCCTCCATGTCCAATCTGCCAGGGAGCCGAGGAGCGTAGGCGTGGACAACGAGGAAGAGAGCAGCAGGGACGGTGCTCCGGTGCTTCCGCGATAGAGCGAGCAGGAAGagttgcagcggcggcggcggcgacgacgacgacggccgaCAGGCGAGCTTGGGCGCCGGCGAATGCAGAATGGAATTGGGGATTTGTTAAACTGAGCGAGCAGGATGAGTCGGGGGCCGAAACAGGATTCAGCATTGCTTTAAGATTCGTTTGTCCAGGTGTCAGCCGATGGAGAGGGTCTCACGTCCGGGGGCGTACGACCCGGGTCGTATAAGATTGTTTTCCCTCTGTTCGTCTCACTCTTGTTTCGTGTTCATACTTTAGAGAAGAAATCGCAagggccgcagcgccgccgtccACACCTGCTGCAATTGCGTCACCACCATTGACGTCGTAGCTGTCGCCGCCGTCGGCCACCATCTCCACGTATCTCTACTACTGTTGTGTGCATCAATTGCATCTCATTCACAAACAACCTCATGCCCATCTCCACGTGAACTGCCTTCGCCATGTGAGCTTCAGGTTGGATGCGAGATTACTCCAATTGCATCTTCTCTTTTTTCAGACAATTCGCCACGTTGCGCTAGTCACCGACCATGACATCATGACACTCATAGAACCTACAGTCCACACCCTGACATTGAATTGCAATCAGCAAAAAGTGGAATTTTTCCAAGAAAATAGGCTCACATAAGAACATCAAGAATAGGACCTGCGTCCCGCGGAGGAGCTAACCTGCGACGGCACATTCAGTTCCATGTTTGTTCTGAGAACAAAACATGCGCTGAAGTGAAATAATCTTATGCAACATTTTCTCTGTTAGAACACACAAGGGCAGGCAATCAATCTTCTCAGAAGCAAATGTAGTCAGCACCAGGTGGGAGAGAAAAGAAGGTAGAGGCGGCAGAACGGACACGAAGGGATTCCAAGCTTGAGTTGGCACTCCGGTAATATTAATTTGGTTGGTCCAAACTATCAGTAGCTATGCTTTTTCTGGATTGTAATTTCTTCATTGGTTGCCACCATTGATGTTTAAAACTTCATATGAAACAAGTGATCAAACTGACATGATTAGATTCACCATAAAAACTGCTCATATCACCAACACCATTTTTTACTTTTACTGGCATGTTAGTGGTGGAAGTACTACTTGATGCTGTAGAGACTGGAGAGTAAAAAATTAATAATCATTTTGGACCAAAGTCTTAGTAAGATGATGCATGACCCCTTGTTTGAGGCTTGTACTGCAAGAATTTGATGAATTTCGATTTGTTATTGACTAGCAAGCTCGTACATTTCTAAAAGCATGCTTATGAACTAGAAACCAGACATTTAGAGCAGCTCCAACTCACTGACCCAAATGGATGCGcgctttgtccgctttttgtctgtttgggtcggccgcccgcacGTCGTCCGCCCCCTTTTGCGTTTGGGTTGGCCGTGCGCCCAATGTGCAGACCCATTTTCGAACTCGCGGCCGGCATGCCGTGTTTTTTCAAACATAAttcaaacaaaatacaaacattttACATGGTTTCACTTTCACAACGAAACAAATGTATCATAGTTCGCAAGCCAAATAAATATATCATAGTTTATAAgccaaataaaaattaatttgtcTCAAATACATTcaaaaaaagatacatctattggttgccaacgttagccacatatgctcaaccaaatcattttgcagctgAATGTGAGTTTCCCAATCATGCATTTGATGGTGAGATTGAGTGAACTATGCAAATGTTGGCACTCCTCATACTTAGGCACAACATTGTCActctgaaactgaaacccttggtTGTAGATATGTTCCGTCTTCCGTGCCCTTATCCTccacgatcatattgtgcatgatcacacaagcactcatcacctcccacaacttcttggtgctccaagttctagcaggatatggaacgatgccccatcgagattgcagaaCACCGAAGGCACGCTCCACATCATTCCTAGCACTCTTGTGCTCTTGGGCAAATCTCTTCCTCTTCTCTCATACAGGGTTGGAGATTGTCTTCACCAGAgtagtccactgaggatagataccgtcagctagatagtatccTTTGTTGTAGTTGTGGCCATTGATGTTAACATTCACCTCCGGgcagttgccttcggcaagccttgcaaacaccggagagcgttgaagcacgttgatatcattgtgagatccagccatgccgaagaaagagtgccaaatccataGATCTTGCGAAgccacggcctcaagtatgacGGTGCAAGCTTTGACATGGCCCCTATACTGCCcatgccaagcagaagggcagttcttccactgcCAGTGCATACAATATATGCTACCAAGCATCCCCGGAAGCCCTTGTTGGCATTCATCGCCAATAAGCGGGTTGTATCTGTAACatttggctctctcaagtactcggAGCCAAACACTGCTATCACAGCCTTGCAGAACCTATACATGGACTCTAGGCATGTGGACTCGCTCATATGGAcatactcatcaatgagatcaccgagcgggaactccgtatgcaagcatccgaaTAGTGGCAGTGGATTTCTGATAAGAGAAGCCAATCTTTCTAAGGGCATCCTCCTTGCACTCGAAATACTTAAGTATGCCACCACCCCCTCCCGgatacggttgaaaacatgcctagccATACGGAAACGGCGCCGGAATAGGTGATGCTTGAAGAGCAGGTTGGGTGTCTCGAAATAGTCCTTCGAGAGAAGGAAATGGCctctctctcggttgcgattcagcGCCGGAGTGTGCCCCGGAACAACGGCCGCTGCCTACTCAGGTGGTCATGGACGACCAACACAGCAGCCACCATCTCCTCATCGTCGGATGAAGAATCATCCGAGTCGCAaatgaaattgtggaaaaagaactcgtcagCGGAGTCCATTTGTACCTTGTGGGCAAACCGTCGAAAAGCTCGCGGGCGTTGTCGAAGAAGCAGGCCGGCGAAGAAGCCGCGCACCTCCTCTGGACCAGGTAACTGGCCTGGCGGCATCCGGCGAGCGTGCGTCGTCGTAGGAGCTGGTCGGGGGCATGGAGGGCGAGGTGGTGCTGGCGGCGACGTTCGGGAAAACTGCGGTGGCTCGGCAGCGAGGCGGCGACGTTGGAAGGTGGCGTGCTGTGGGGGAGGTAAGTGGATGCGGCCGGCTAGCGAGGGCACCAGAGctgggcggcggtggcgacggggTGGGGTGGCCTGGTGCTTGCTGTCGATGGGAGGAAGAGAATGACCTATGTGCCATCGACTGGCGGGCCAGGGGGGGAGTAGGCGGGCATCGGGCGCGTCCCCCTTGTGTCCGCACCAACGCAAATGAGGCCCAAATTTGGGCCTGGAATGGGCCGCCTGGCGGACGAAAAGTGGACGTGCGTCCGTTTGGGTtggcgcgttgggccgacttttgtgTCCGTTTTGATCCAAACTGACacgcgcggacgaaatgggtcagcgcgttggagttgctcttatgctATCCTACTTAATGAGCCCCTCATAAGCCCACTTATCTTTTAGTCTTTACGCAGACCAGATGTAGCCAAAGACTGCTAATATTAGAAGTTGAAGGTGCACTACTACACTACAAATTACCTATTATCGTTCTCTGTTTCAAATGTTGGTTTAATTTGTCTAATAATGCAGAGATGGTTCAACTTTGGAGCTTTTGACACAATTTCCGCAATTGTGAAGCAAACGTTTACTGCTGAGTCATAGAAAACTTTATGAGAATAACTCCTGATTGAATAGTACCAAGTTTATTCGACTGATATGATATTGCTTGCTCTGCAGGAATCTACAGTTACATTCTGGTGGCTGAGATGTAGAAACGAGTTGTTGGGTGTAGTTTCTCCCATTCTAAATGTCGACTGCGGAGATTGCGCCTGCATGTAGCATGCATTGGTCGGCTGTTAAATGAACTTGTAGGAACTAATCGCTTGATTTATCTATTATCTAACTTATGTAGACATTCTCGGCTGGCATGAAGGAACATTAATTTGCTTCCATTAATTAGTACTTGTCCCTCTCGGTTGGCTTAATTTGCAAGCAAGTATGTTCCAGTTTTCTGTATCTTTTTGTTGATTTTGTTATCTGATTCTGTCTAGTGAATGTGAACTGCAGCTGGCTGTGTGGTGCTATTTGTTGTAGCACAGCTGGACTCAACCAGGATGGCGGCAATGTCATTTTGCTActggcatgcttcttcttctttttccctttgagatGAGATGTAGGATTTGATGAGTTGGCCaacatttgagatattgtgagtAGGTTTTTAAGAAATTAAAAGGTCTCACTTATTATTCCtggcaaaaggaaaaaaaagatgaATAGTTTCGGTTCTTGCGATCAGGAACAGGGATAGGTAAACCAATGAGAGGGCAATGTTACCATGGATCTGCCGTTGCGTGTTGAGATTAGCAAACCTTTTGCATTAGTGGTGCGATTTTGCAAAACATATTCCGTGATGACCCATTTTCGTGTGTTTTTCTTGAATTTCCATCTGGTTCTTGACTCAGAATTTATAGGCTTTGTCCTGACATTGGATGTTCAATCCAATTGAGTGTGACCTGGGAGTTGGAAGATGCTTCTGTATACAACTGCCTGCAAAAGGTTTTGCATGAGTGGTTTGATGGAATAAGTTTTACAACTGATAGAAGCAGACTATGATATCCTAGTTTTACAATTTCTCTCTGTTGTCTTGTGTATGGGCATGATAAGATAGAGTTACTTGCTTCAGTTAAATAGTACTAGTAGGTGCTTGCTTCCTTGATGGCCGTGCATTTTGTGAGTAGATGAGTCCCAACATTTGTGAAGAAGGAAAAAGGTCTCACTTATTCCTGGCGAAGAGGAAAAAAGATGAATAATTGTGTTGTTGTGATTAGCAAACTTTTGCTCGTTTAAGCAAAACATGTTTTGTAACATTCAGAAGCGGATTAACACCGGTTACCTTATTTTCAATGAGAGCGCAGGCACAAACGATTAGGTTAGTGGCAGGGACAACAAAAAAGAAGGAATTATCAATTGATGACGCTATGATTAAGTAAAACTGAGCAGAGCTCTGGTTTTATTATTCTTCGGATGTTCACAGGTGGCGACTCTGGGTGAACACAAACGATTATCATCAGTACCTCTTTTCTTTGGGAGGGGATTATCAATTGGTAAAATATCACTGCCATTTTTTTGCCTGCCATCAGCCACACTCCACCGCCATCTTCCTGCTCTGAGTGTGGCTGATGTCGGTGGTGGTGGGGCTGGCTTGGGGTCGACGGTGGTTTTTGTGCTCTTCTTTGGTGGTGTTCGTGCTCGGGTGCTTCTTGGTGTGTTTCTGCTAGGCGATGCCCTGCGACTACGCCGGTGGCACACAGGTACCCTGGCATCGTCTCGGCCTCGCGTGTCCTTTCGAATATACCCCCGACATAGGTGGTGTCGCGATGTTGTGCAGTCTTGGATGCGAGGCGCCTTTTGATTGCGTCGACGGTGCAATGTCGTGGTTTGGTCTGCTTGGCGATGCCCTTCGACTATGTGAGTGGCGTCTCGGTCTCGCATGATCCTTCGAATGTGCCTTGTGACAAAGGTGGTGTCGCGGCGTTGTGCAGTCTCGGATGTGTGAAGCCTTTCAATTACGTCGATGGTGCAGTGCCGTGGTTTTGGTCTCGGCTGACCGATGCCGTTCGATTACATTGGTGGTGCTTTTTGTTGTGTTTCCCTCTTCGTTTTCCCTGCTAGGTGTATTGTCGGTGTGTGCGCTTTTTTGCTTTACCTCTTCTCCCCCGTGCGTAAAAAAAGTGGGTCACAAAAAATAGGCTTGAGTTCCTGAATATATTCTTTTTTTTAGAAACAGTCATTTTAATTAATGAATCAAGAGTTCTTTTTTGTGGTGTCTGCAATAAAACTTCCTCCCTTTATCTAGCAACTGATGTGGGCTTCAGTCTGCAGCCCAGTTTGGGTTTTGGTTCTCACCACGTTCTGAACTTCTGATTCGAGTCCACAGTCCACACCACACCCGCACCATCTTCTCTTTCGGAGAGAAAACAAAATATCCTCCCGCACCAGTGAGTAGGGCGAGATGagcagcccccgccgccgccactgccgccgctcgccggcggcgTCCCCGCTGGAGGACGACGACCTGCTCTCCGAGATCCTGCTCCGCCTCCCCCCGCAGCCCTCCGCCCTCCCGCGCGCATCGGCCGTCTGCAGGCGCTGGCGCGGCCTCGTCTCCGACCCCCGATTCCGGCGCCGcttccgcctccgccaccgccgcaaccctcctctcctcggcttcttcaaCCGATTCGATCGCCTCTCCTTCCAGCCCACTCTGGATGCCCCCGACCGTGTCCCTCTCGGGCCCTTCCCCTTTCAGCGCGATGACGGCGACTACTTCGTCTCCCTCGGATGCCGCCATGGCCTCCTACTCGTTTTCCTTCCGGGGATTCTCGAGGTCCTTGTGTGGGACCCCGTCGCCGGCGACCGGCACCGGGTGGCCATTCCCCCGGTGGTCGCGGAACGTGCGGCGGAGATTGGGGTCGGCGGGGCGGTGTATCGCCCTCCGGGAGACGTCCAACATTTCCAGGTGGTCTTGGCGGTGACAGACGGCCACGGCGCACAACCTAGACGAGCGCTCGCCTGCGTTTACTCGTCAAAGACCGGCGTATGGGGAAGTCTCATCTCGACACCGCTCCCATACCAGGCTCATGGATCTCAGTTTTCCGCCATCGTTTGTGCCGAGGACGCTGCGCTGGCTGGAGATTCCCTTTACTGGCCGCTTGCCGGGAAATTGAATGGAATTCTCGAGTTTGATCTGGAGAAGCAGAGGCTAGCTGTGATACGGGTGCCGGTGCATATGTGGGGCGAGCGGGAGCGGAATGGCTTCAAGCTTGTGCGGGCAGAGGGTGGTGTGCTAGGTTTCCTCTTCATATCACACTCAGACTGCTGTGCCCCACAGTTATGGAAGAGGATAACTGGTTGTGATGGTGTTGCTTCATGGGTGCTTGCAAGAACTATTCAACTGGACAAGCTACTTTCCCTGAAACCAGAGGAGAAAGGGGGCATAGAGATGGTAGGGTTTGCTCAAGACAATAATGTGTTGTTGTTGCGAACGGTTATCGGCCTCTTCATGATCCATCTTGAGTCACTGAAGTTCAAGAGGCTTTCCAACACTACGACCGTTT encodes the following:
- the LOC123143349 gene encoding F-box protein At5g03970, coding for MSSPRRRHCRRSPAASPLEDDDLLSEILLRLPPQPSALPRASAVCRRWRGLVSDPRFRRRFRLRHRRNPPLLGFFNRFDRLSFQPTLDAPDRVPLGPFPFQRDDGDYFVSLGCRHGLLLVFLPGILEVLVWDPVAGDRHRVAIPPVVAERAAEIGVGGAVYRPPGDVQHFQVVLAVTDGHGAQPRRALACVYSSKTGVWGSLISTPLPYQAHGSQFSAIVCAEDAALAGDSLYWPLAGKLNGILEFDLEKQRLAVIRVPVHMWGERERNGFKLVRAEGGVLGFLFISHSDCCAPQLWKRITGCDGVASWVLARTIQLDKLLSLKPEEKGGIEMVGFAQDNNVLLLRTVIGLFMIHLESLKFKRLSNTTTVSRYFPFESVYTAVTGIGGRHDASDVMHNK